One Campylobacter lari DNA segment encodes these proteins:
- the speA gene encoding biosynthetic arginine decarboxylase, which translates to MIDYGINIWGANNFIIENGKVCVNHGKKPAIIDIVNTLRDDGYKGPLLLRFPHLIHKQIEQIYEKFSKAKKEFNYKGSFNAVYPLKVNQYPGFVKNLVNLGKEYNYGLEAGSKAELLLAMAYNNESAPITVNGFKDKELINMGFIACEMGHNITLTMEGLNELEAMIEIAKNRFKPKPNIGLRVRLHSAGVGIWAKSGGINSKFGLTSTELIEAVNLLKANKLLDQFTMIHFHLGSQITEIHPLKKALNEAGNIYTELRKMGAKNLKAINLGGGLAVEYSQFKNETSRNYTLSEYANDVVFILKSIAEQKKDLEPDIFIESGRFVAANHAVLVAPVLELFSQEYTESKLLLKDKNPKLIDELYDLYKNIKASNALEYLHDSIDHMESILTLFDLGYVDLQDRSNSEILVHLIMRKAISLVGDQADLSSLQNEVQEKYLVNFSVFQSLPDFWGLEQNFPIMPLDRLNKKPTRSASIWDITCDSDGEISYSKDNPLFLHDIDVEAEDYFLGFFLVGAYQEVLGMKHNLFTHPTEACISINEKGFEIESVLEAQSILDTLEDLDYDIHAIMDNINEKIYASKLVNENQKKHILGEIYLFLNDNGYLKSIGSK; encoded by the coding sequence ATGATTGATTATGGTATTAATATTTGGGGTGCGAATAATTTTATTATCGAAAATGGCAAAGTATGTGTAAATCATGGTAAAAAACCTGCCATTATAGATATAGTAAATACTTTGCGTGATGATGGTTATAAGGGGCCATTATTGCTTCGTTTTCCTCATTTAATCCATAAGCAAATTGAGCAGATTTATGAAAAATTTTCTAAAGCAAAAAAAGAATTTAACTATAAAGGTTCTTTTAATGCTGTGTATCCTTTAAAAGTTAATCAATATCCAGGTTTTGTAAAAAATTTAGTCAATCTAGGCAAAGAATACAACTATGGTTTAGAAGCAGGAAGCAAGGCCGAGCTTTTACTAGCTATGGCTTATAATAATGAAAGCGCTCCTATAACAGTTAATGGCTTTAAAGATAAAGAACTCATAAATATGGGCTTTATAGCGTGTGAAATGGGTCATAATATCACTTTAACTATGGAAGGGCTTAATGAGCTTGAAGCAATGATTGAAATTGCTAAAAATCGTTTCAAGCCAAAGCCAAATATAGGCTTAAGGGTGCGTTTGCATTCAGCTGGAGTAGGAATTTGGGCAAAAAGTGGTGGTATAAATTCAAAATTTGGTTTAACATCTACTGAGCTTATTGAAGCAGTAAATCTTCTAAAAGCTAATAAGCTTTTAGATCAATTTACTATGATACATTTTCATTTAGGCTCACAAATTACTGAAATTCATCCTTTAAAAAAAGCTCTAAATGAAGCGGGCAATATCTACACTGAGCTTAGAAAAATGGGGGCAAAAAATTTAAAAGCTATTAATCTTGGTGGAGGTTTAGCGGTAGAATACTCTCAGTTTAAAAACGAAACAAGCAGAAATTACACCTTAAGTGAGTATGCAAACGATGTTGTGTTTATTTTAAAAAGCATTGCAGAGCAAAAAAAAGATTTAGAGCCTGATATTTTTATAGAAAGTGGGCGTTTTGTAGCGGCTAATCATGCTGTTTTAGTAGCGCCTGTTTTAGAGCTTTTTTCTCAAGAATACACAGAAAGCAAGCTTTTATTAAAAGATAAAAATCCAAAACTTATTGATGAACTTTATGATTTGTATAAAAACATTAAAGCCTCTAATGCACTTGAGTATTTACATGATAGTATTGATCATATGGAGAGTATTTTAACCTTGTTTGATTTGGGTTATGTAGATTTACAAGATCGCTCTAATAGTGAAATTTTAGTGCATTTGATTATGAGAAAAGCTATTTCTTTGGTGGGTGATCAAGCTGATTTATCAAGTTTACAAAATGAAGTACAAGAAAAATATTTAGTGAATTTTTCAGTATTTCAGTCTTTACCTGATTTTTGGGGTTTGGAGCAAAATTTCCCTATCATGCCACTTGATAGACTTAATAAAAAGCCAACTAGAAGTGCAAGTATATGGGATATAACTTGCGATAGTGATGGAGAAATTTCTTATTCTAAAGATAATCCTTTGTTTTTGCATGATATTGATGTAGAAGCTGAAGATTATTTTTTGGGATTTTTCCTAGTGGGAGCTTATCAAGAAGTCCTTGGTATGAAGCATAATCTTTTTACACATCCAACCGAAGCTTGTATAAGTATCAATGAAAAGGGTTTTGAAATAGAAAGCGTACTAGAGGCTCAATCTATTTTAGATACCTTAGAAGATCTTGACTATGATATTCATGCAATTATGGATAATATTAATGAAAAAATTTATGCTTCAAAACTTGTTAATGAAAATCAAAAAAAGCATATTTTGGGTGAAATTTATTTATTTTTAAATGATAATGGATATTTAAAAAGCATAGGTTCTAAATGA
- the cysE gene encoding serine O-acetyltransferase — translation MSIFKLIKEDFSMPKQKDPAYRSCVELVFNYPGVWAVVNYRFAHFFYQKGFKKIARMISGISQFFTGVDLHPGAHLGRRIFIDHASGVVIGETSIIGDDVLIYQGVTLGGTSLDKNTKRHPTIEDGVVIGSGAKILGNITIGKNAKIGSNAVVLKDVEANLTAIGIPAYIKEHGKIDYEEKIAKLEARLAILEEKLNKEDK, via the coding sequence ATGAGTATTTTTAAACTAATCAAAGAAGATTTTTCTATGCCAAAGCAAAAAGATCCTGCATATAGATCTTGCGTGGAATTAGTTTTTAACTATCCTGGTGTTTGGGCTGTGGTAAATTATCGTTTTGCACATTTTTTTTACCAAAAAGGTTTTAAAAAAATAGCAAGAATGATTAGTGGAATTTCGCAGTTTTTTACCGGAGTTGATTTGCACCCTGGGGCGCATTTGGGTAGAAGGATATTTATAGATCATGCAAGTGGGGTTGTGATTGGTGAGACTTCTATTATAGGTGATGATGTTTTGATTTATCAAGGTGTTACTTTGGGTGGAACGAGTTTAGATAAAAATACCAAAAGACACCCCACTATAGAAGATGGCGTAGTAATAGGTTCTGGTGCTAAAATTTTAGGCAATATTACCATAGGTAAAAATGCAAAAATAGGCTCAAATGCAGTTGTATTAAAAGATGTTGAGGCAAATTTAACAGCTATTGGTATACCTGCTTATATTAAAGAACATGGCAAGATTGATTATGAAGAAAAAATCGCTAAATTAGAAGCAAGGCTTGCTATTTTAGAAGAAAAGCTAAATAAAGAGGATAAATGA
- a CDS encoding UDP-N-acetylglucosamine--N-acetylmuramyl-(pentapeptide) pyrophosphoryl-undecaprenol N-acetylglucosamine transferase, which yields MIAITGGGTGGHLAIARCLLQSARKQGLECIYIGSENGQDRLWFENENGFYKKYFLSSQGVVNKKGLAKVQSFLHIIKLARKTKQILKEHNIKAVFSVGGYSSAPGAFGALMANIPLLIHEQNSKMGSLNSLLKPFSKAFFTAFDDQINKANTFFCPYPISEIFSQKARVRKELKNIIFLGGSQGAKFINDLALENALYFKEKGINIIHQCGKNDYERCKKAYEDLNVNADLFDFDKNIIDKISKADLAISRSGASSLFELSANLLPCIFIPYPYAAKNHQYFNALYLKERNLCEILTQEEKHQFLNLVENFSLEEKSLALQELKSENGADFMIEKAKQMGFI from the coding sequence ATGATAGCAATTACAGGTGGAGGTACAGGAGGGCATTTAGCTATAGCTAGATGTTTATTGCAAAGTGCAAGAAAACAAGGTTTAGAGTGTATTTACATAGGAAGTGAAAATGGCCAAGATAGACTTTGGTTTGAAAATGAAAATGGCTTTTATAAAAAATATTTTCTAAGCTCTCAAGGCGTTGTTAATAAAAAAGGCTTAGCTAAGGTTCAATCGTTTTTACATATTATAAAACTTGCAAGAAAAACAAAACAAATTTTAAAAGAACATAATATTAAAGCAGTTTTTAGCGTGGGTGGATATAGCAGTGCTCCAGGTGCTTTTGGTGCTTTAATGGCAAATATCCCACTTTTAATCCATGAGCAAAACTCAAAAATGGGAAGTTTAAATTCACTTTTAAAGCCTTTTTCTAAAGCTTTTTTTACTGCTTTTGATGATCAAATTAATAAAGCAAATACTTTCTTTTGCCCTTATCCTATTAGCGAGATTTTTTCTCAAAAAGCAAGAGTGAGAAAAGAATTAAAAAATATTATTTTTCTTGGTGGCTCTCAAGGGGCTAAATTTATAAACGATCTTGCTTTAGAAAATGCTTTATATTTTAAAGAAAAAGGTATAAATATCATTCATCAATGTGGTAAGAATGATTATGAAAGATGTAAAAAAGCTTATGAGGATTTAAATGTCAATGCAGATCTTTTTGACTTTGATAAAAACATTATAGATAAAATTTCTAAAGCAGATTTAGCTATATCAAGATCAGGTGCAAGTAGTCTTTTTGAGCTTAGTGCAAATTTACTTCCTTGTATTTTCATACCTTATCCCTATGCAGCTAAAAATCATCAGTATTTTAATGCTTTGTATTTAAAAGAGCGTAATTTATGTGAAATTTTAACCCAAGAAGAAAAACATCAATTTTTAAATTTGGTAGAAAATTTCTCACTAGAAGAAAAATCTTTAGCCTTACAAGAATTAAAAAGTGAAAATGGTGCAGATTTTATGATAGAAAAAGCAAAACAAATGGGGTTTATTTAA
- a CDS encoding YggS family pyridoxal phosphate-dependent enzyme — protein MNLESIFEKTIKQNVRLVAASKYVQDEQIRELFKQGVVEFGENQVQALALKKEKLQDLEIKWHFIGNLQSNKINLLIKQNPLLWQSCNGLKSAKAVDKRLDYKLDTLLEINTANESSKSGIEQNKAIEEYLQIQEECKKLNLVGIMCIGSIDEEKVQESFEQTFKIYENLQKHGAKICSMGMSGDFELAIKCGSNMVRLGSILFK, from the coding sequence ATGAATTTAGAAAGTATTTTTGAAAAAACCATAAAACAAAATGTGCGTTTAGTAGCAGCTAGCAAGTATGTTCAAGATGAACAAATTCGAGAGCTTTTTAAGCAAGGTGTTGTAGAGTTTGGAGAAAATCAAGTCCAAGCTTTAGCTTTAAAAAAAGAAAAACTTCAAGACTTAGAAATCAAATGGCATTTTATAGGCAATCTTCAAAGTAATAAAATCAATCTTTTAATCAAACAAAACCCATTGCTTTGGCAATCTTGCAATGGTTTAAAAAGCGCCAAAGCCGTAGATAAAAGACTTGATTATAAATTAGATACTTTATTAGAAATTAACACTGCCAATGAAAGTTCTAAAAGTGGCATAGAGCAAAATAAGGCCATAGAAGAGTATTTGCAAATACAAGAAGAGTGTAAAAAATTAAATCTAGTAGGCATTATGTGTATAGGCTCTATAGATGAGGAAAAAGTTCAAGAAAGTTTTGAGCAAACTTTTAAAATCTATGAAAATTTACAAAAACACGGGGCAAAAATTTGCTCCATGGGTATGAGCGGGGATTTTGAACTAGCTATAAAATGTGGCTCAAATATGGTGCGTTTGGGGAGTATTTTATTTAAATAA
- a CDS encoding RNA polymerase factor sigma-54, translating to MLKQKTSITQKAKLSQTLRSWLPILQANIEDLKESLDEFAKENPFIEIKENSSITNNQNKYYQEYFSKNTTTQMIDTKSLEVKNVYELLSEQIIPPFFPTKKSQTIAEKIIECLNHEGYFEYDEEILGEFDPLEVEKIRQRFKYLDPVGVGAKDNQEAFIFALEHFDLDDELYEFCKMLILNLENAKDFIKDPLYKKAIAIIKKISIPPFLEYFEESMEIIPDIFIYQENGEIKIKINDDYYPEIAFEADGLDHEFLSAYLKDAKNLIDALAMRKATLYKLGLMIIEYQYDFFMGGDIKPMQLKDLAQDLERNASTISRAIANKYLSCDRGLIPLKSFFTTAVDDGETSNATIKDFLSNLIKKENPKKPLSDLKILELTQKEFPSVQLGRRTITKYRMQLGIGSSSERKKLYELM from the coding sequence ATGCTTAAACAAAAAACCTCTATAACACAAAAAGCAAAACTATCACAAACCTTAAGATCTTGGCTTCCTATATTGCAAGCTAATATTGAAGATCTAAAAGAAAGCTTAGATGAATTTGCTAAAGAAAATCCTTTTATAGAGATCAAAGAAAACTCAAGTATTACAAACAATCAAAACAAGTATTATCAAGAATATTTTAGTAAAAATACCACCACGCAAATGATTGATACAAAAAGCTTAGAAGTAAAAAATGTGTATGAACTTTTAAGCGAGCAAATCATACCACCATTTTTTCCTACTAAAAAATCCCAAACCATTGCTGAAAAAATCATAGAATGTTTAAATCATGAAGGTTATTTTGAATATGATGAGGAAATTTTAGGTGAATTTGATCCTTTAGAAGTAGAAAAAATCAGGCAAAGATTTAAATACCTTGATCCCGTTGGAGTAGGGGCAAAAGACAATCAAGAAGCTTTTATTTTTGCATTAGAGCATTTTGACTTAGATGATGAGCTTTATGAGTTTTGCAAAATGTTGATTTTAAATTTAGAAAATGCAAAAGATTTTATCAAAGATCCTTTGTATAAAAAGGCTATAGCGATAATTAAAAAAATCTCTATTCCGCCTTTTTTAGAATATTTTGAAGAGAGTATGGAAATCATTCCTGATATATTTATTTATCAAGAAAATGGTGAAATTAAAATTAAAATTAATGATGATTATTACCCTGAAATTGCTTTTGAAGCAGATGGTTTAGATCATGAGTTTTTAAGTGCTTATTTAAAAGATGCTAAAAATTTAATCGATGCATTAGCTATGCGTAAAGCTACCCTTTATAAACTAGGGCTTATGATTATAGAATATCAATATGATTTTTTCATGGGCGGGGATATTAAACCTATGCAGCTTAAAGACTTAGCGCAAGATCTTGAAAGAAATGCTTCTACCATCTCAAGAGCAATTGCAAATAAATACTTAAGTTGTGACAGAGGCTTAATACCCTTAAAGTCTTTCTTTACCACTGCAGTGGATGATGGTGAAACTTCTAATGCAACTATTAAAGATTTTCTTAGTAATTTAATAAAAAAAGAAAATCCTAAAAAGCCTTTGAGTGATTTGAAAATTCTTGAACTTACTCAAAAAGAATTCCCAAGTGTACAACTAGGGCGTAGAACTATCACAAAATATCGTATGCAACTTGGCATAGGAAGCTCAAGTGAGCGTAAAAAATTATATGAATTGATGTAG